Proteins encoded by one window of Thermobaculum terrenum ATCC BAA-798:
- a CDS encoding ABC transporter ATP-binding protein: MSSKTYVQERERVGVRQLSQDTALLWLIITTMAPYWRLILVALLMLGGVAVLAAVPPYLLQLVIDGPIRTGDTSDLLPLAILYAITVLVSFGFQFGQTYLLQSSGQKALADLRKRMLDHMLKQNMDFFNRHSVGELVQRITGDVDALNSLLSTSVVMILIDSVTLVTVVVAMFLVNWRLALLALAILPFLAVITVFFRRRIRRTSDVERSLNSMVSGYLNEQIQGMLLVQLFRNEKRSMAGYQDLNARYRRALLWQRKESAQFLSVQEIITAVALASLLYWGGKGVLAGWASLGVLVAFVQYTERAFQPVLRLSEQYNNVQIALAAAERVARLLSVEPSIKDPQKPVPLGEVRGEIEFRDVYFGYNPEEPVLKGINLHIKPGQSVAVVGPTGAGKSSLVSLLARFYDPQKGQILLDGKDIRTLKLDELRHAITVVPQDPICIAGTITDNIRLYDSSISFEEVRRAAEQANAAEFIEQLPEKYDTLVEPGGENLSIGQRQLLSLARAIALSPKGVLVLDEATSSIDTATEALIQDALQRILKNRTSIIIAHRLTTIRNADRIIVLERGRIVEDGTHEELLARGGHYANLYNHHMRILMGVA, from the coding sequence ATGAGCAGCAAGACTTATGTGCAGGAAAGAGAAAGGGTAGGTGTACGCCAGTTATCACAGGATACTGCTCTGCTGTGGCTGATCATAACCACTATGGCTCCTTACTGGCGGCTTATCTTAGTTGCTTTGCTTATGCTTGGCGGAGTGGCAGTACTTGCAGCTGTTCCTCCTTACCTCCTTCAATTGGTAATAGATGGTCCAATAAGGACTGGAGATACAAGTGATCTTTTACCTCTGGCTATACTATATGCCATCACAGTCCTGGTGAGTTTTGGCTTCCAGTTCGGGCAAACATACTTATTGCAGAGCAGTGGTCAGAAGGCTTTGGCTGATCTCAGAAAGCGAATGCTGGATCATATGCTCAAGCAGAATATGGATTTCTTCAATAGGCACAGTGTTGGGGAGCTAGTGCAGCGGATTACTGGCGATGTTGATGCCCTCAACTCTTTGCTTTCCACCAGTGTTGTGATGATACTAATAGATAGTGTCACTTTAGTCACTGTGGTAGTGGCTATGTTCCTGGTGAACTGGCGGTTAGCGTTGCTTGCACTGGCAATACTACCTTTCTTAGCGGTAATCACGGTCTTCTTCAGGCGACGTATAAGACGCACCTCGGATGTGGAGCGCAGTCTGAACTCTATGGTCAGTGGATACTTGAACGAGCAGATTCAGGGAATGTTGCTCGTTCAGCTGTTTCGCAATGAGAAGAGAAGCATGGCAGGCTATCAGGACCTCAATGCTAGGTACAGGAGAGCTTTGCTCTGGCAGCGTAAGGAGAGCGCTCAGTTTCTATCAGTCCAGGAAATAATAACGGCTGTAGCCTTAGCATCGTTGCTCTATTGGGGTGGTAAGGGTGTGCTGGCAGGCTGGGCCTCGCTAGGTGTTCTCGTGGCATTCGTACAGTACACGGAGCGCGCGTTCCAACCTGTTCTAAGACTATCTGAGCAATACAACAACGTACAGATAGCCCTGGCTGCTGCTGAAAGGGTAGCTAGGCTCCTGTCCGTTGAACCCTCGATTAAGGATCCTCAAAAGCCTGTGCCTCTAGGTGAGGTAAGAGGAGAAATAGAATTCAGGGATGTCTATTTCGGCTATAACCCTGAGGAGCCGGTACTCAAGGGAATAAATCTCCATATTAAGCCTGGACAGAGCGTAGCAGTTGTGGGTCCAACTGGTGCTGGCAAGAGCTCATTGGTTTCTCTACTCGCAAGATTCTACGACCCTCAAAAGGGACAGATCCTGCTAGATGGCAAAGATATAAGGACCCTCAAACTTGATGAACTTAGACATGCCATCACGGTTGTGCCTCAAGATCCCATATGTATAGCAGGCACGATTACAGATAATATCCGGCTATACGACTCTTCGATATCCTTTGAGGAGGTTCGAAGAGCTGCGGAACAAGCGAACGCTGCAGAGTTTATAGAACAGCTTCCCGAGAAGTACGATACCCTGGTCGAGCCAGGTGGAGAGAATCTTTCTATAGGTCAAAGACAGCTTCTGTCACTCGCTAGGGCTATAGCACTCAGCCCCAAGGGTGTTCTAGTGCTAGACGAGGCTACCTCAAGCATAGATACTGCTACCGAAGCACTAATCCAGGATGCTTTGCAAAGAATTCTGAAGAATCGAACAAGTATTATCATAGCTCATAGGCTCACGACGATCAGGAACGCTGATAGAATAATAGTACTCGAGAGAGGTCGAATAGTTGAGGATGGTACTCATGAAGAGCTGCTGGCACGGGGTGGCCACTACGCAAATCTATACAACCATCATATGCGTATCCTGATGGGGGTGGCTTAG
- a CDS encoding ABC transporter ATP-binding protein — MRGSSITFLWPYIARRRHWIIGCLFLAAVGGTASAFSPFVLGHAVDELKKGVRLDVIIFYAIGLLALSVTVAVFRYLLRMLTGNMAATVTYELGQEFFQKLLVLDQKNYAFFGRGDLLSRGTMDFIYIWRFFSAGFQMMLHSLVLLFVGVVLMASSSLPLAALVFISLALIMMVQIFNGPFLERSFDRVQHDVGRLSAFVQEHLGAVRMFKAYSQLREVVEAFEDVNRAYARSYTMFALRSGLFSPLPGLVVRLSAAVVLGVGGFMVIRNLLTLGELVQFVVYLNLLSNAAIQMSSAYERLQQGAAATARVAEVLRHEPHVKDLPEATEVDIKGSVAMRDVGVRAGGRWVLKDVNFEVPAGSTVGIVGPTGSGKSTLLSLIARVQDPDSGCVLVDDRDIRTIKLDSLRKAIALVPQQTFLFEMTIRENITIGLEKVTKEDLEYAVNTSRLVNDMPQFPNGLDTMVSEGGSSLSGGQRQRTSIARALVRKPKILLLDDAFASVDAHTATQIIQGLTRKDLTNGYRRTTFIVTQNLLAVRHADVILVLDNGRIVEQGTHEELVELGGLYANMYANQHRERSNRLDDAVSSAGVQIEDTRREVKTAR, encoded by the coding sequence ATGAGAGGATCAAGCATAACCTTTCTGTGGCCTTATATAGCACGCCGCCGTCATTGGATCATAGGGTGTCTATTCTTAGCAGCTGTGGGAGGAACAGCCAGCGCATTTAGCCCTTTTGTCTTAGGGCACGCGGTGGATGAGCTCAAGAAGGGCGTTAGGCTGGACGTTATCATCTTTTACGCAATTGGCTTGCTCGCACTCTCTGTGACCGTTGCTGTCTTCAGATACCTATTGCGTATGCTCACAGGTAATATGGCAGCTACGGTTACCTATGAGCTGGGTCAGGAATTCTTTCAGAAACTACTAGTTTTGGACCAAAAGAACTACGCTTTCTTTGGACGTGGTGATCTATTATCCAGGGGAACCATGGATTTCATCTACATATGGAGGTTCTTTAGTGCGGGCTTCCAGATGATGCTCCATTCCCTGGTGTTGTTGTTTGTAGGCGTAGTCTTGATGGCTAGCTCCAGCCTACCGTTAGCTGCTCTAGTTTTTATATCTCTAGCACTTATAATGATGGTTCAAATATTCAATGGGCCCTTCCTTGAGAGATCCTTTGACAGGGTGCAGCACGATGTTGGAAGGTTGTCGGCGTTCGTGCAGGAGCACCTGGGGGCTGTAAGAATGTTCAAGGCTTATTCCCAACTGAGGGAAGTCGTCGAAGCTTTCGAGGATGTAAACAGAGCTTATGCTAGAAGCTACACTATGTTCGCACTTCGTAGCGGGCTTTTCAGCCCGCTACCAGGACTGGTAGTGCGACTGAGTGCAGCGGTCGTCCTAGGAGTAGGAGGCTTCATGGTAATAAGAAACCTCCTAACTCTAGGAGAGCTCGTGCAGTTTGTGGTATATCTAAACCTCCTCAGCAATGCTGCTATCCAGATGAGCTCTGCTTACGAACGCCTACAGCAGGGTGCTGCAGCAACCGCGAGAGTTGCCGAGGTGCTCAGGCATGAGCCACATGTAAAAGATTTGCCAGAGGCTACCGAAGTCGACATAAAAGGTAGCGTTGCTATGAGGGATGTTGGTGTACGAGCAGGCGGTAGATGGGTGCTGAAGGATGTGAATTTTGAGGTTCCAGCTGGTAGTACGGTTGGTATAGTTGGACCTACCGGCTCTGGCAAGTCAACTTTGCTTTCTCTGATAGCGCGAGTACAAGATCCAGATTCCGGGTGTGTTCTTGTAGATGATAGAGATATTCGGACGATCAAGCTAGATTCCTTGCGAAAAGCTATAGCCCTTGTCCCGCAGCAGACGTTTTTGTTTGAGATGACCATTCGAGAGAATATAACCATTGGGCTTGAGAAAGTCACAAAAGAGGATTTGGAATATGCAGTCAACACTTCTAGGTTGGTCAATGATATGCCTCAGTTTCCTAATGGCCTAGATACCATGGTAAGCGAAGGTGGCAGTAGCCTTTCAGGTGGTCAAAGACAGAGAACATCTATAGCTAGAGCTTTAGTTAGAAAGCCTAAGATACTGCTTTTGGACGATGCTTTTGCAAGTGTAGATGCGCATACTGCTACTCAAATAATACAAGGTCTAACACGCAAGGATCTTACTAACGGCTATAGGCGTACTACTTTTATCGTCACTCAAAACCTCCTGGCTGTAAGGCATGCCGATGTGATCTTGGTGTTGGATAACGGCAGGATAGTAGAACAGGGCACTCACGAAGAGCTGGTGGAGTTGGGTGGGCTCTACGCTAACATGTATGCCAATCAACATAGAGAGAGAAGTAACAGATTGGATGATGCTGTTTCTAGTGCGGGTGTGCAGATAGAAGATACTAGGAGAGAGGTAAAGACCGCCAGATGA
- a CDS encoding cation diffusion facilitator family transporter: MSTKGEDHSHEHSGIIHRLADLLHLHTHGDESENFDIEVISSQEGIKALKISLLVLLLTSILQLAIYLPSGSVALLSDTIHNFSDALTSLPLWLALSLSRRPPNRSYTYGYGRIEDVAGVFIVLVIAASALIAAYESILKFFRPHEVRYPLLVALAALVGFCGNELAAWIRISTGKKLGSEALIADGKHAQADGLTSLAVLLGSLGVILGFPLIDPIVGLVIAFFIIFILRDVGFKMWWRLMDAVDPSILDAIERSAGSVEGVQDVHDIRVRWLGHNLQAEMHVTVDEDLPTYASHKILEDVRHKLFHDIPRLEVVNVHADPCGHSGVDHHEHTSHHVINR; this comes from the coding sequence ATGAGCACCAAGGGTGAAGATCATTCCCACGAGCACTCAGGCATCATTCATAGGCTAGCAGACTTGCTGCATCTGCATACTCATGGAGACGAGTCTGAAAACTTCGATATCGAGGTGATCTCTTCCCAAGAAGGTATAAAAGCTCTAAAGATCTCACTACTGGTTCTTCTGCTGACCTCTATACTGCAGCTAGCTATTTATCTGCCATCGGGGAGTGTTGCTCTGCTATCGGATACTATACATAACTTCTCTGATGCCCTAACGTCTCTTCCCCTGTGGCTAGCTTTATCTCTTAGTCGGCGTCCACCTAATAGAAGCTATACCTATGGTTATGGTAGGATCGAGGATGTAGCTGGAGTCTTTATAGTACTTGTCATTGCTGCAAGCGCGCTTATAGCTGCTTACGAAAGCATACTCAAGTTCTTCCGTCCTCATGAGGTCAGGTACCCATTGCTAGTAGCTCTCGCCGCGCTCGTCGGCTTCTGTGGGAACGAATTAGCAGCTTGGATCAGAATCAGTACTGGTAAGAAGCTAGGTTCGGAGGCACTGATAGCTGATGGCAAACATGCGCAAGCCGATGGCCTTACATCTCTTGCTGTGCTTCTCGGGTCTTTGGGAGTGATACTGGGTTTTCCTCTGATTGATCCCATAGTAGGCTTGGTTATTGCGTTCTTCATAATCTTCATACTAAGGGATGTAGGTTTCAAGATGTGGTGGAGGCTTATGGATGCCGTAGATCCTTCGATATTGGATGCTATAGAGCGATCGGCAGGCAGCGTCGAAGGTGTACAGGATGTTCACGATATACGAGTAAGGTGGCTTGGGCATAATTTACAGGCTGAGATGCATGTTACCGTTGATGAGGATCTCCCAACTTACGCTAGCCATAAGATACTTGAGGATGTTAGACATAAACTGTTCCATGATATCCCCAGACTCGAGGTCGTAAACGTGCATGCTGATCCCTGTGGTCACAGCGGTGTTGACCACCATGAGCACACCTCTCACCATGTAATCAATAGATAA
- the hemL gene encoding glutamate-1-semialdehyde 2,1-aminomutase — MKILANNSSKLFQRAQKVMPGGVSSPVRAFRAVGGEPIFIDKAQGSRLFDVDGKEYIDFVGSWGPMILGHAHPEVLRLIHEAVDKGTSFGAPNQYELQLAEMVTSLVPSVDVVRFVNSGTEATMSAVRLARAVTSRDLVVKFDGCYHGHADFFLVAAGSGAMTLGQPDSLGVPNQIASLTASLPYNDIEHVTTFFQERGNEIAAVIVEPVAGNMGVVLPKQDFLAKLRELTSKYGALLIFDEVITGFRLSLGGAQQLFDIKPDITTLGKIIGGGLPVGAYGGTAEIMNMLAPNGPVYQAGTLSGNPIAMAAGYKTIHILQQDEGVYERLDYMGSYLEKGLQDAAKDAGVGVTINRAGSMLTIFFSSYPVSNYQDAKRSDTTMFAKFHSNMLAQGIYLPPSQFEAWFLSTAHTREDLDRTIEAAYTALKKI; from the coding sequence ATGAAAATCCTGGCAAATAACTCCTCCAAATTGTTCCAACGTGCTCAGAAGGTGATGCCTGGTGGAGTGAGCAGCCCGGTTAGGGCTTTTAGAGCTGTAGGAGGAGAACCTATATTTATAGACAAGGCGCAGGGCTCTCGTTTATTTGATGTAGATGGCAAGGAGTATATAGACTTCGTTGGATCCTGGGGTCCCATGATCCTTGGTCATGCCCACCCCGAAGTGTTGAGGCTTATTCACGAAGCTGTGGATAAAGGTACGAGTTTTGGCGCACCTAATCAATATGAGCTGCAGCTTGCTGAGATGGTTACTAGTCTTGTTCCGAGCGTAGATGTAGTAAGGTTCGTCAATTCTGGAACCGAAGCTACTATGAGCGCGGTACGCTTGGCAAGAGCTGTAACCTCGCGAGATCTAGTAGTAAAGTTTGATGGCTGCTATCATGGACATGCAGATTTCTTTCTCGTTGCAGCTGGCTCGGGTGCCATGACTCTAGGGCAACCAGATAGCCTTGGAGTGCCCAATCAGATAGCTTCCCTCACAGCCTCTTTGCCTTACAACGACATTGAACATGTCACTACCTTTTTCCAAGAAAGAGGCAATGAGATAGCTGCAGTTATAGTGGAACCTGTTGCAGGTAATATGGGAGTCGTGCTACCTAAGCAAGATTTCCTTGCGAAATTGCGCGAGCTGACATCTAAATATGGTGCACTCCTTATATTTGACGAAGTTATCACTGGGTTCAGGCTATCGTTAGGTGGAGCACAGCAGCTATTTGATATAAAACCCGATATAACAACTCTGGGGAAGATAATAGGCGGAGGGCTTCCCGTTGGTGCCTATGGTGGGACTGCAGAGATCATGAACATGTTAGCCCCTAACGGTCCTGTTTATCAGGCTGGCACTCTGTCCGGTAACCCTATAGCAATGGCGGCAGGTTACAAGACCATTCATATACTACAACAGGATGAAGGTGTGTATGAACGCCTAGACTATATGGGATCATATCTAGAAAAAGGTCTCCAAGATGCCGCGAAGGATGCTGGTGTAGGGGTTACTATCAACAGAGCAGGTTCCATGCTAACTATTTTCTTCTCCAGCTATCCAGTTTCTAACTATCAAGATGCCAAGCGAAGCGATACCACTATGTTTGCTAAGTTCCATTCAAATATGCTGGCGCAAGGCATCTATTTACCGCCCAGCCAATTCGAGGCCTGGTTCTTATCCACTGCTCATACTCGCGAAGATCTAGATAGAACTATAGAAGCGGCCTACACAGCCCTTAAGAAGATATAA
- the hemA gene encoding glutamyl-tRNA reductase, whose amino-acid sequence MSGIFLTGINHTTANADIRERLYLSDPDIATLLAKLNQRFEEAVVLSTCNRLEIYIYDSSPDHRYVVSCISSLVNAPEEQITSHSYTKSDREAVYHLMSVAAGLDSVVLGESQILGQVRQAWEKAASLDTTGPVLNTLFRYALQAGKDVRTKVPIGRGATSVAHAAVELTRSRFGSLRDLCVVVLGAGEMGRLAARNLRSAGVKRITIINRTYERAKFLAEDIGGEAVPIEDMDLALASADVLITCSLSPRPLVLTSHLEHAVRYKQDRQLLVIDIAIPRNVDPQVRSLPSVSLYDMDDIQEICNRNRHARKMAARLAHKELQYWVEEFFKWQHERLAVPLIRDVRGKAEQIRKDRLEKTFGILKDLTDEQRYVIDAMSKSIVNAILHNPTIWIKQVEDEDLKRLFADMWGVNHENPGK is encoded by the coding sequence TTGAGTGGTATATTTCTAACGGGAATCAATCATACTACAGCTAACGCAGATATCAGGGAGAGGCTATATCTGTCTGATCCTGATATCGCGACTCTACTTGCCAAACTCAATCAAAGGTTTGAAGAGGCCGTGGTCCTCTCGACCTGCAACAGATTAGAGATATATATCTATGATTCGTCTCCTGACCATAGATACGTAGTTTCCTGCATATCCTCCTTGGTAAATGCTCCTGAGGAGCAGATAACATCTCATTCATACACGAAATCTGATCGCGAAGCCGTCTACCACCTTATGTCTGTAGCTGCTGGTCTTGATTCAGTGGTGCTGGGAGAGTCCCAGATATTAGGGCAAGTCAGACAGGCTTGGGAAAAGGCAGCTTCTCTGGATACCACTGGTCCTGTACTGAATACCCTGTTTAGGTATGCCCTCCAGGCAGGCAAAGATGTAAGAACGAAAGTGCCCATAGGAAGGGGTGCTACGTCGGTTGCGCACGCTGCGGTGGAGCTGACTAGGTCTCGCTTTGGCAGCTTGCGGGATCTCTGCGTAGTAGTGCTTGGCGCTGGAGAGATGGGAAGATTAGCTGCTAGAAACCTTAGATCGGCTGGCGTCAAGAGGATAACTATAATCAATAGAACCTACGAAAGAGCTAAGTTCCTAGCAGAAGACATAGGTGGGGAAGCTGTACCGATAGAAGATATGGATCTTGCTCTGGCTTCTGCTGATGTACTGATTACTTGCTCGCTCTCTCCTAGACCCCTAGTGCTTACCAGCCATCTGGAGCATGCAGTCAGATATAAGCAAGATCGACAGTTATTAGTAATAGACATCGCTATACCTAGGAATGTAGATCCCCAAGTACGTAGTCTGCCTTCCGTTAGCTTGTACGATATGGACGATATACAGGAGATATGTAATAGAAACAGGCATGCAAGGAAGATGGCAGCACGTCTAGCGCACAAGGAGCTGCAGTATTGGGTTGAGGAGTTCTTCAAGTGGCAGCATGAGAGGCTAGCTGTTCCTCTAATCCGAGATGTGCGTGGCAAGGCAGAGCAGATCCGTAAAGATAGGCTAGAGAAAACCTTCGGAATACTAAAGGACCTCACTGATGAACAGAGGTATGTAATAGATGCGATGAGCAAGTCCATAGTCAATGCCATACTTCACAATCCCACGATATGGATAAAGCAGGTAGAGGACGAGGACTTAAAGAGGCTCTTCGCGGACATGTGGGGGGTAAATCATGAAAATCCTGGCAAATAA
- the rpe gene encoding ribulose-phosphate 3-epimerase, with product MFHVKQGKLKIAPSILSADFTRLGEQVQEAEAAGADYIHYDVMDGHFVPNISMGPYIAEAVKRSTSLPLDVHLMIEDPDRYIPDFVSAGADIITVHYEAVVHLHRTVMRIRDLGAKAGVAINPSTPPFMLDEILPFVNLILVMSVNPGFGGQHFIPTSLQKLKRLRMMIDDRRYDIELEVDGGIDPNTAEPVAASGARVLVAGSAIFGQGSIEENIRAIRESAERGLARQAF from the coding sequence ATGTTTCACGTGAAACAGGGAAAGCTCAAGATAGCCCCTTCTATACTTTCGGCCGATTTTACGAGGCTTGGAGAGCAGGTACAAGAAGCTGAAGCCGCAGGTGCTGATTACATCCACTATGATGTTATGGATGGTCATTTTGTGCCCAATATATCCATGGGGCCGTACATAGCTGAAGCAGTAAAGCGCAGTACATCTCTGCCTTTGGATGTGCATCTTATGATAGAAGATCCCGATAGATATATCCCCGATTTTGTCAGTGCTGGGGCTGACATCATCACTGTTCATTATGAAGCAGTCGTGCATCTTCATAGGACAGTCATGAGGATCAGGGATCTGGGTGCTAAAGCTGGTGTAGCTATCAATCCTTCAACACCTCCATTCATGCTTGACGAGATCTTGCCCTTCGTGAATCTAATACTTGTTATGAGCGTCAATCCAGGCTTCGGGGGCCAACATTTCATCCCAACCTCTTTGCAGAAACTAAAGAGACTCCGTATGATGATCGACGATAGGCGCTATGATATAGAGCTTGAGGTTGACGGTGGTATAGATCCGAATACAGCTGAGCCGGTGGCTGCATCCGGTGCCAGAGTGCTGGTAGCTGGATCTGCTATATTTGGGCAAGGCTCAATAGAGGAGAATATACGCGCTATCAGGGAATCTGCCGAGCGTGGTTTAGCCAGGCAGGCCTTTTAG
- the sucD gene encoding succinate--CoA ligase subunit alpha: MSILVDKNTRLLVQGITGREGSFHTQQMVEYGTNVVAGVTPGAAGREVCGVPVYNTVREAVEATGANTSIVYVPAPFAPDAVYEAASAGISLIVCITEHIPAVDEVKMYHYVREKGSRLIGPNCPGLTTPGEAKVGIIPGNIHKRGPVGIVSRSGTLTYEAVAALTAADIGQSTVVGIGGDPIVGTSFREVLEMFEDDPETHAVVLIGEIGGNAEEEAAEYIRQMTKPVVAFIAGRTAPPGRRMGHAGAIISGGSGTAESKIRALEGANAHIAETPSQIAELVEVALAGA, encoded by the coding sequence GTGAGCATACTGGTAGACAAGAATACGAGGCTTCTTGTGCAGGGTATAACCGGTCGGGAGGGATCCTTTCATACCCAGCAGATGGTTGAGTACGGAACCAACGTAGTGGCTGGTGTGACGCCAGGAGCAGCAGGGCGGGAAGTTTGTGGGGTTCCTGTCTACAACACTGTAAGAGAAGCTGTGGAGGCCACGGGCGCTAACACCTCGATAGTCTATGTTCCTGCACCTTTTGCCCCTGATGCGGTCTACGAGGCTGCCTCAGCTGGAATATCCCTCATAGTGTGCATAACTGAGCACATACCAGCTGTTGATGAGGTAAAGATGTACCATTATGTCAGGGAGAAGGGTAGTAGACTGATAGGCCCTAATTGTCCAGGGCTGACTACGCCAGGGGAAGCCAAGGTAGGTATAATCCCAGGCAATATACACAAGCGTGGGCCAGTAGGCATAGTATCCCGCTCTGGCACACTAACTTATGAGGCGGTGGCTGCCCTTACAGCGGCTGACATAGGACAAAGTACGGTCGTGGGTATAGGTGGTGATCCTATTGTGGGCACAAGCTTTCGTGAAGTGCTAGAGATGTTTGAAGATGATCCCGAGACGCACGCCGTGGTACTTATTGGAGAGATCGGTGGGAACGCCGAAGAGGAGGCTGCAGAATACATAAGACAGATGACGAAGCCCGTGGTTGCCTTTATAGCGGGTCGCACTGCACCTCCTGGCCGTAGAATGGGACATGCAGGGGCGATAATAAGCGGTGGTAGTGGTACAGCAGAGAGCAAGATTCGAGCTCTTGAAGGTGCCAACGCTCATATAGCTGAAACGCCATCGCAAATAGCAGAGCTTGTTGAGGTTGCCCTGGCTGGCGCCTAA
- the sucC gene encoding ADP-forming succinate--CoA ligase subunit beta has product MNLHEYQSREILAKHGIPIPPGILARSVEEAVEAASSLGYPVVIKAQVHSGGRGKAGGIKLVNSQRELEYVAPTILSMNIGGRPVSALLVVPAADIQKEYYLSVVLDRELKTFTLIASAEGGVDIEEVAREHPDSILRVPAHPWLGLQPYQARELAYKVGFEGSLVRTFVEIAMSLYRCALDVEASLVEINPLAKVSSGDLIALDSKIVVDDNSLFRHPDIAEMRDLSQEETAEVEASRVGISYIKLDGNIGCMVNGAGLAMATMDLVKLYGGSPANFLDIGGGAHADQVEAAMNIILSDEKVSAVLINIFGGITRCDDVARGIVEGLRNIKRGVPIVVRLVGTNEEEGHRILEDAGLRSLSSLEEAAKLAVELASKSTVSR; this is encoded by the coding sequence ATGAACCTACATGAGTATCAGTCAAGGGAAATACTTGCCAAACATGGCATTCCTATCCCACCCGGAATATTGGCAAGAAGCGTGGAAGAGGCTGTTGAGGCAGCCTCTTCTCTTGGTTATCCTGTAGTAATTAAGGCTCAGGTGCATTCTGGAGGGAGAGGCAAGGCTGGCGGTATAAAGCTGGTAAACTCGCAGCGAGAGCTTGAATATGTAGCTCCAACTATACTAAGCATGAATATAGGCGGCCGCCCTGTTAGTGCTCTTTTGGTTGTTCCCGCTGCCGATATACAAAAAGAATATTATCTCAGCGTAGTGTTAGATAGGGAGCTGAAAACCTTCACCCTTATTGCCAGTGCTGAAGGCGGGGTAGATATAGAAGAGGTTGCTCGCGAACATCCTGATAGCATCTTGAGAGTGCCCGCCCATCCTTGGCTAGGACTACAGCCTTATCAAGCAAGAGAGCTAGCCTACAAAGTGGGTTTCGAGGGCTCGCTCGTTAGGACTTTCGTAGAAATAGCAATGTCTCTCTACAGATGTGCTCTGGATGTGGAAGCTAGTCTTGTGGAGATAAATCCCCTGGCCAAGGTTTCCTCTGGTGATCTGATAGCGCTGGATTCCAAGATCGTCGTGGATGATAACTCTCTATTTAGACATCCAGATATAGCTGAGATGAGAGATCTAAGCCAGGAGGAGACTGCTGAGGTAGAGGCCTCTCGAGTAGGTATAAGCTACATAAAGCTCGATGGTAACATCGGATGTATGGTTAACGGAGCTGGTCTAGCAATGGCTACCATGGATCTCGTAAAGCTATATGGGGGTAGTCCAGCTAACTTCCTCGATATAGGTGGTGGAGCGCATGCTGATCAAGTTGAAGCTGCGATGAATATCATTCTATCTGATGAGAAGGTAAGTGCGGTCTTGATCAATATATTTGGTGGCATAACGAGATGTGATGATGTGGCTCGTGGGATAGTAGAGGGGCTTAGAAACATCAAAAGAGGAGTGCCTATAGTGGTCAGGTTGGTAGGAACCAATGAGGAGGAAGGTCATAGGATACTTGAGGATGCAGGACTTAGATCCCTATCCTCTTTGGAAGAAGCTGCCAAGCTGGCTGTTGAACTTGCCTCCAAGAGCACGGTCTCTAGATAA